The Sphingomonas sp. LY54 genome includes a region encoding these proteins:
- a CDS encoding HNH endonuclease: protein MYHPDLIRHPDSCPALVLNADYTPLSYYPLSLWSWQTAVKAVFLERVDIVANYAREVHSPTRTMQIPSVIALRQYVRPSEYPAFTRFNLFLRDRFVCQYCGDPRELTFDHVIPRAQGGRTTWENVATACAPCNLRKGGRTPAQAHMSLYRRPIRPTTWQLQDHGRRFPPNYLHDSWRDYLYWDIELEA from the coding sequence ATGTACCACCCCGATCTCATTCGGCATCCCGACTCTTGTCCCGCTCTGGTGCTGAACGCGGACTACACCCCGCTCAGCTACTACCCGCTCAGCCTGTGGTCCTGGCAGACCGCGGTCAAGGCCGTGTTCCTGGAGCGGGTCGACATCGTCGCCAACTATGCGCGCGAGGTCCACAGCCCTACCCGCACGATGCAGATACCGAGCGTGATCGCGCTCCGGCAATATGTAAGGCCGTCCGAATATCCGGCATTCACCCGGTTCAACCTGTTCCTGCGCGACCGCTTCGTTTGCCAATATTGCGGTGATCCGCGCGAGCTCACCTTCGACCATGTCATCCCCCGCGCCCAGGGCGGGCGCACGACCTGGGAGAATGTCGCCACCGCCTGCGCGCCGTGCAACCTGCGCAAGGGCGGCCGCACGCCGGCGCAGGCGCACATGTCGCTCTACCGGCGCCCGATCCGGCCGACCACGTGGCAGCTCCAGGACCACGGCCGCCGCTTCCCGCCCAATTACCTCCACGATAGCTGGCGCGACTATCTCTACTGGGACATCGAGCTGGAGGCCTGA
- the gluQRS gene encoding tRNA glutamyl-Q(34) synthetase GluQRS, whose protein sequence is MIYVTRFAPSPTGRLHLGHAYSALLAHDSARARNGNFLLRIEDIDPTRSRPEHIDGIIEDLMWLGLEWDDEILYQSDRLPLYRQALDRLIAEGLAYPCFCTRSEIAAEVAASAAAPHGPDGPLYPGTCRVLAPDVRALRAASEPHALRLDVARAAALTGPLYWEDGDTEVEADPAAFGDVVLARKDAPTSYHLAVTVDDAAQKVTDIVRGRDLFAATDVHRLLQALLGLPTPHYHHHPLLTDGEGRRLAKRNRAPTLADLRAAGADPAALVAQLRAGKFPSGYSAVAE, encoded by the coding sequence ATGATTTATGTGACCCGTTTCGCGCCCAGCCCGACCGGGCGGCTGCATCTCGGCCATGCTTATTCGGCCCTGCTGGCGCATGATTCCGCGCGCGCCCGGAACGGCAATTTCCTGCTTCGCATCGAGGATATCGATCCGACCCGCAGCCGGCCCGAGCATATCGACGGGATCATCGAGGATCTGATGTGGCTCGGCCTCGAATGGGACGACGAGATCCTCTATCAGTCCGATCGGCTCCCGCTCTACCGCCAGGCGCTCGACCGGCTGATCGCGGAAGGCCTCGCTTACCCCTGCTTCTGCACGCGGTCTGAGATCGCGGCCGAAGTCGCGGCCAGCGCCGCCGCGCCGCACGGACCGGACGGGCCGCTCTATCCGGGAACGTGCCGCGTGCTCGCGCCCGACGTCCGCGCTCTCCGCGCGGCAAGCGAACCCCATGCCTTGCGGCTCGACGTCGCCCGGGCGGCGGCGCTCACCGGCCCACTCTACTGGGAAGATGGCGACACCGAGGTCGAGGCCGATCCCGCCGCATTCGGCGACGTCGTCCTCGCCCGCAAGGACGCGCCGACCAGCTATCATCTCGCCGTCACCGTCGACGACGCCGCGCAGAAGGTGACCGACATCGTCCGCGGCCGCGATCTCTTCGCCGCGACCGACGTCCACCGCCTGCTCCAAGCCCTGCTTGGCCTGCCGACGCCGCATTATCATCACCATCCCCTGCTCACCGACGGCGAGGGGCGGCGGCTCGCCAAGCGCAACCGCGCGCCGACGCTGGCCGATCTGCGCGCGGCCGGGGCGGATCCGGCCGCCCTTGTCGCCCAGCTGCGCGCCGGAAAATTCCCGTCTGGATATTCGGCGGTCGCGGAGTAG
- a CDS encoding twin transmembrane helix small protein encodes MTTILIILIVLAAAATLFVLVKGVIGMAQGRDLSGQRSQDLMRKRVMFQAVAIILVVLLLLLAGGGS; translated from the coding sequence ATGACCACGATCCTGATCATCCTCATCGTCCTGGCTGCGGCCGCGACCCTCTTCGTGCTCGTCAAGGGTGTCATCGGCATGGCCCAGGGCAGGGACCTCAGCGGCCAGCGCTCGCAGGACCTGATGCGCAAGCGCGTCATGTTCCAGGCGGTGGCGATCATCCTGGTCGTCCTGCTGCTGCTGCTCGCCGGCGGCGGGAGCTAA
- a CDS encoding cob(I)yrinic acid a,c-diamide adenosyltransferase: MVRLNRIYTRTGDAGTTGLADGSRLSKAEPLMAAIGDVDEANSAIGVALLHVAADHQAMLAMIQNEMFDLGADLATPGEDFTPSDMVLRITAGQVERLEREIDAMNAELEPLRSFILPGGEGGAAYLHLARAAVRRAERAAVAASASVPLNPQALAYINRLSDHLFVLARLVAKGAGGDILWQPGATRNG, translated from the coding sequence CTGGTCCGGCTCAACCGGATCTACACCCGCACCGGCGACGCCGGCACGACCGGTCTTGCCGACGGCTCGCGCCTGTCGAAGGCCGAGCCGCTTATGGCCGCCATCGGCGATGTCGACGAGGCCAACAGCGCGATCGGCGTCGCTCTGCTCCACGTCGCGGCCGATCATCAGGCGATGCTCGCCATGATCCAGAACGAAATGTTCGATCTCGGCGCCGACCTCGCCACGCCCGGCGAGGATTTCACGCCGAGCGACATGGTCCTGCGCATCACCGCCGGCCAGGTCGAGCGGCTCGAGCGCGAGATCGACGCCATGAACGCGGAGTTGGAGCCGCTGCGCAGCTTCATCCTGCCCGGCGGCGAAGGCGGCGCGGCCTATCTTCACCTCGCCCGCGCCGCGGTGCGCCGCGCCGAGCGCGCCGCCGTCGCCGCGTCCGCCTCGGTGCCGCTGAACCCGCAGGCCTTGGCCTATATCAACCGCCTTTCCGATCACCTGTTCGTGCTCGCCCGGCTCGTAGCCAAGGGCGCGGGCGGCGACATATTGTGGCAGCCGGGAGCGACACGGAACGGCTAA
- the egtB gene encoding ergothioneine biosynthesis protein EgtB, translating into MATQASPAPAAGPADRYRAVRALSEAIAAPLSDADATIQPMPDASPAKWHLAHTTWFFETFVLRDHVAGYRLHDERWPFLFNSYYEGEGARHQRPRRGMLSRPSLDEILGYRRAVDAALLEALPSLPHSAATLVELGLHHEQQHQELMLMDLTATFAENPLLPAVWERASPSPSPVPPGLRWLEGTSGIVEIGHDGSGFAFDCEGPRHPVLLRPHALADRLVTNGEWLRFIDDGAYTNPQLWLSDGWAWVCEHGIEAPLYWRREAGSWQRFGLDGLHDVNPAEPVCHVSYYEADAFARWAGARLPTEAEWEAAAAPCYPGEGNQLDEAGPVRPRPGGEGLFGDVWQWTMSAYLPYPGFVPAEGTVGEYNGKFMSGQMVLKGASCATPRGHSRASYRNFYYPHQRWMFSGLRLARDI; encoded by the coding sequence ATGGCGACACAGGCAAGTCCAGCGCCGGCGGCCGGGCCGGCGGACCGCTACCGGGCCGTGCGCGCGCTGAGCGAGGCGATCGCGGCGCCGCTCTCCGACGCCGACGCCACCATCCAGCCGATGCCGGACGCGTCGCCGGCGAAATGGCATCTGGCGCACACGACCTGGTTCTTCGAGACCTTCGTTTTGCGCGATCATGTCGCGGGCTACCGCCTGCACGACGAACGCTGGCCGTTCCTTTTCAATTCCTATTACGAAGGCGAAGGCGCGCGCCACCAGCGGCCGCGGCGCGGCATGCTGAGCCGCCCCTCGCTTGACGAAATCCTCGGCTACCGCCGCGCGGTGGACGCGGCGCTGCTCGAAGCCTTGCCGTCATTGCCGCACTCGGCGGCGACATTGGTCGAGCTCGGCCTCCACCACGAGCAGCAGCATCAGGAGCTGATGCTGATGGACCTTACCGCCACCTTTGCCGAAAATCCGCTCCTGCCCGCGGTCTGGGAGCGGGCATCGCCATCGCCTTCGCCCGTTCCCCCGGGTCTCCGCTGGCTGGAAGGGACGAGCGGGATCGTCGAGATCGGCCATGACGGCAGCGGCTTCGCCTTCGACTGCGAAGGGCCGCGCCATCCTGTCCTGCTGCGCCCGCACGCGCTCGCCGACCGGCTGGTCACCAACGGCGAGTGGCTGCGCTTCATCGACGATGGCGCCTACACGAACCCGCAACTCTGGCTGTCCGATGGCTGGGCCTGGGTGTGCGAGCATGGGATCGAAGCACCGCTCTACTGGCGCCGCGAGGCCGGCAGCTGGCAAAGGTTCGGCCTCGATGGCCTCCATGACGTCAACCCCGCCGAGCCCGTCTGCCACGTCTCTTATTACGAGGCCGACGCTTTCGCGCGCTGGGCCGGGGCGCGGCTGCCGACCGAAGCCGAATGGGAGGCCGCCGCCGCGCCCTGCTATCCGGGCGAGGGCAACCAGCTCGACGAGGCCGGACCGGTGCGGCCGCGGCCCGGCGGCGAGGGCCTGTTCGGCGACGTCTGGCAATGGACGATGAGCGCGTACCTTCCCTATCCCGGGTTCGTGCCGGCCGAGGGCACGGTCGGCGAGTATAATGGCAAGTTCATGTCCGGGCAGATGGTGCTGAAGGGCGCGAGCTGTGCCACGCCGCGCGGCCATAGCCGGGCGAGCTATCGCAATTTCTATTATCCGCACCAGCGCTGGATGTTCTCCGGGCTGCGCCTGGCGAGGGATATTTGA
- the egtD gene encoding L-histidine N(alpha)-methyltransferase — MESTADPAFRADVLAGLAAAHRAVPARWLYDRRGSELFEQITDLPEYYPTRTERALLERYSGEVAEIAGKGDAVVEFGSGSSAKTPVLLRAVAPAAYVPIDISGDFLRESAEALSDRFPDLPIYPVEGDFMKPIALPAEVAGMTKLGFFPGSTIGNLVARTAVDLLRAMKDTLGVGAYLLIGMDRLKDEDVLVRAYDDAAGVTAAFNLNLLHRINAELEGTIPIEAFRHRAIWNDRMSRIEMHLEALRDVAFAVAGQPFSMAAGESIHTENSHKYGLRDSRLLLRAAGWGVCKEWTDAHDQFALILAEAEAPRAAP, encoded by the coding sequence ATGGAATCGACCGCCGATCCCGCCTTCCGCGCGGACGTGCTGGCCGGCCTCGCCGCGGCCCATCGCGCGGTGCCGGCGCGCTGGCTCTACGACCGCCGAGGATCGGAGCTGTTCGAGCAGATCACCGACCTCCCCGAATATTATCCGACGCGCACCGAGCGCGCCTTGCTCGAGCGCTACAGCGGTGAAGTCGCGGAGATTGCCGGCAAGGGCGACGCCGTCGTCGAGTTCGGCTCCGGCTCGTCCGCCAAGACACCGGTCCTGCTGCGCGCGGTCGCCCCCGCCGCTTATGTGCCGATCGACATATCGGGCGATTTCCTGCGCGAGTCCGCCGAGGCGCTGAGCGACCGCTTCCCGGACCTGCCTATCTATCCGGTCGAGGGTGACTTCATGAAGCCGATCGCCCTCCCGGCCGAAGTCGCGGGGATGACCAAGCTCGGTTTCTTCCCGGGCTCGACGATCGGCAATCTCGTCGCGCGCACCGCGGTCGATCTGCTGCGGGCGATGAAGGACACGCTCGGCGTCGGCGCCTATCTGCTGATCGGGATGGACCGGCTGAAGGACGAGGATGTGCTGGTGCGCGCTTATGACGATGCCGCCGGCGTGACGGCCGCGTTCAACCTCAACCTGCTCCACCGCATCAATGCCGAGCTCGAAGGCACCATCCCGATAGAGGCCTTCCGTCACCGCGCCATCTGGAACGACCGGATGAGCCGGATCGAGATGCATCTGGAGGCCTTGCGCGACGTCGCCTTCGCGGTTGCCGGCCAGCCGTTCTCGATGGCGGCGGGCGAGAGCATCCATACCGAGAACAGCCACAAATACGGCCTGCGCGATTCCCGCCTGCTGCTCCGCGCCGCCGGCTGGGGCGTGTGCAAGGAATGGACCGACGCGCACGACCAGTTCGCCCTGATCCTCGCCGAAGCGGAGGCGCCGAGGGCCGCGCCGTAA
- a CDS encoding metal-dependent hydrolase family protein, translating to MRRMMLLTMLLASAAAPATAETVVVTADRMVDVIGGRVVDEPVIVITDGRIASVVGRGGGRPMIPEGAKRIDLPGKTILPGLIDMHVHLDSNPRYGGYSGLQFTDQFWTVQGVGNAKAMLEAGFTTVRNVGSDNYADVAFKQAIDEGLMQGPRIVPGAHALSATGGHCDQTYLPPSFQAKGKAVGDGAQELRTRVREQRKYGAEVIKVCATGGVFSRNTEPGQQQLSEDELRAIADEAHQWGLKTAAHAHGAAGIKAAIRAGIDTIEHASLIDAEGIRLAKERGTWLAMDIYNTEYTQAEGKKNGVLEDNLRKDREIAQIQRDGFRAAHKAGAKMVFASDAGVMPHGEVGKQFRVMTEYGMTPMEAIQAATRNAAQALGRERDVGAIAVGRYGDIVAVDGDPLADIRQLETVDVVIKGGTVLKD from the coding sequence ATGCGAAGGATGATGCTGCTCACGATGCTGCTGGCTTCGGCCGCGGCGCCCGCGACCGCCGAAACCGTGGTCGTCACCGCCGACCGGATGGTCGACGTGATCGGCGGCCGGGTCGTCGACGAGCCGGTGATCGTCATCACCGACGGGCGCATCGCCTCGGTGGTGGGGCGCGGCGGCGGCCGGCCGATGATCCCGGAAGGCGCCAAGCGCATCGACCTGCCCGGCAAGACGATCCTACCCGGCCTGATCGACATGCACGTCCACCTCGACAGCAACCCGCGCTACGGCGGCTATAGCGGCCTCCAGTTCACCGATCAGTTCTGGACCGTGCAGGGCGTCGGCAACGCCAAGGCGATGCTCGAGGCCGGCTTCACGACCGTGCGCAACGTCGGATCCGACAATTATGCCGACGTCGCCTTCAAGCAGGCGATCGACGAGGGGCTGATGCAGGGCCCGCGCATCGTCCCCGGCGCGCATGCCTTGTCCGCCACCGGCGGCCATTGCGACCAGACCTATTTGCCGCCCTCCTTCCAGGCCAAGGGCAAGGCGGTCGGCGACGGCGCGCAGGAATTGCGCACGCGGGTGCGCGAGCAACGCAAATATGGCGCCGAAGTGATCAAGGTCTGCGCCACCGGCGGCGTGTTCTCGCGCAACACCGAACCGGGCCAGCAGCAATTGTCCGAGGACGAATTGCGCGCGATCGCCGACGAGGCCCACCAATGGGGCCTCAAGACCGCGGCCCACGCCCATGGCGCGGCCGGCATCAAGGCCGCGATCCGCGCCGGCATCGACACGATCGAGCATGCCAGCCTGATCGACGCCGAGGGCATCCGCCTCGCCAAGGAGCGCGGCACCTGGCTGGCGATGGACATCTACAACACCGAATATACCCAGGCCGAGGGCAAGAAGAACGGCGTGCTGGAGGACAATCTCCGCAAGGACCGCGAGATCGCGCAGATCCAGCGCGACGGATTCCGCGCCGCGCACAAGGCGGGAGCCAAGATGGTGTTCGCGTCCGACGCCGGCGTCATGCCGCACGGCGAGGTCGGCAAGCAGTTCCGGGTGATGACCGAATATGGAATGACGCCGATGGAGGCGATCCAGGCGGCGACGCGCAACGCCGCCCAGGCGCTGGGCCGCGAGCGCGATGTCGGCGCGATCGCGGTCGGCCGCTACGGCGATATCGTCGCAGTCGACGGCGACCCGCTCGCCGACATCCGCCAGCTCGAGACTGTCGACGTCGTGATCAAGGGCGGGACGGTGTTGAAGGACTGA
- a CDS encoding cold-shock protein, which produces MPIGTVKFFNADKGYGFIQPEDGGNDAFVHISAVERAGMATLDRDQRVSYELEEDRRGKTSAVNLQSV; this is translated from the coding sequence ATGCCGATCGGCACCGTCAAATTTTTCAACGCGGACAAGGGTTACGGCTTCATTCAGCCGGAAGACGGCGGCAACGACGCCTTCGTGCACATCAGCGCCGTCGAGCGCGCCGGCATGGCGACCCTCGATCGCGACCAGCGCGTCTCCTACGAGCTCGAAGAGGATCGCCGCGGCAAGACCAGCGCGGTCAACCTGCAGAGCGTCTGA
- the lpdA gene encoding dihydrolipoyl dehydrogenase: protein MADTYDLIVLGSGPGGYVAAIRASQLGLKVAIVEREKLGGICLNWGCIPTKALLRTSEIHHYMTHAGSYGLGAEKVSFDLAAIVDRSRKVAGQLNMGVKGLMKKNKVTVVEGDGTITAPGKLKVTKDGKATELAAKNIIVATGARARDLPFAKADGERVWTYRHAMVPKEMPKKLLVIGSGAIGVEFASFYSDMGADVTIVEMLDRILPVEDEEVSAFMHKALTKQGMKIHVGAGVEKLEVSKTGVKASIKGKDGKVVQDDFSHAIVAIGIVPNTETIGLEALGVKTDRGHIVTDGYGATNVPGIYAIGDVTGAPWLAHKASHEGVVCVEKIAGVKGVHPMDKSNIPGCTYSRPQVASVGLTEAKAKEAGRKVKVGKFPFIGNGKAIALGEAEGFVKTVFDEATGELLGAHMVGAEVTELIQGYVIARQLETTEEDLMHTVFAHPTLSEMMHESVLDAYGRALHY, encoded by the coding sequence ATGGCTGACACTTACGATCTCATCGTCCTCGGCTCGGGCCCCGGCGGCTATGTCGCGGCGATTCGCGCCAGCCAGCTCGGCCTGAAGGTCGCGATCGTCGAGCGCGAGAAACTGGGCGGCATCTGTCTCAACTGGGGCTGCATCCCGACCAAGGCGCTGCTGCGCACGTCCGAGATCCACCATTATATGACCCATGCCGGCAGCTACGGCCTCGGCGCGGAGAAAGTGAGCTTCGACCTCGCCGCGATCGTCGACCGCAGCCGCAAGGTCGCCGGGCAGCTCAACATGGGCGTCAAGGGCCTCATGAAGAAGAACAAGGTGACGGTCGTCGAGGGCGACGGCACGATCACCGCGCCGGGCAAGCTCAAGGTCACCAAGGACGGCAAGGCGACCGAACTTGCCGCGAAGAACATCATCGTCGCGACCGGCGCCCGCGCCCGCGATTTGCCCTTCGCCAAGGCCGACGGCGAGCGTGTCTGGACCTATCGCCACGCGATGGTGCCCAAGGAGATGCCGAAGAAGCTGCTCGTGATCGGATCGGGCGCGATCGGCGTCGAATTCGCCAGCTTCTATTCGGACATGGGCGCCGACGTCACCATCGTCGAGATGCTCGACCGCATCCTGCCGGTCGAGGACGAGGAGGTCTCCGCCTTCATGCACAAGGCGCTCACCAAGCAGGGCATGAAAATCCATGTCGGCGCCGGCGTCGAGAAGCTGGAAGTCTCCAAAACGGGCGTCAAAGCCTCGATCAAGGGCAAGGACGGCAAAGTCGTGCAAGACGACTTCTCCCACGCCATTGTCGCCATCGGCATCGTCCCCAACACCGAGACGATCGGCCTCGAGGCGTTGGGCGTGAAGACCGACCGCGGCCATATAGTCACCGACGGCTATGGCGCGACCAACGTGCCGGGCATCTACGCGATCGGCGACGTCACCGGCGCGCCCTGGCTTGCGCACAAGGCGAGCCACGAAGGCGTCGTCTGCGTCGAGAAGATCGCCGGCGTGAAGGGCGTCCACCCGATGGACAAGTCCAACATTCCGGGCTGCACCTATTCGCGCCCGCAGGTGGCGAGCGTCGGCCTTACCGAGGCCAAGGCCAAGGAAGCCGGCCGCAAGGTCAAGGTCGGCAAATTCCCCTTCATCGGCAACGGCAAGGCGATCGCGCTGGGCGAGGCCGAGGGCTTCGTGAAGACGGTTTTCGACGAGGCGACCGGCGAATTGCTGGGTGCGCACATGGTCGGCGCCGAAGTGACCGAGCTGATCCAGGGCTATGTCATCGCCCGCCAGCTCGAGACCACCGAAGAGGATCTTATGCACACCGTGTTCGCGCATCCGACCCTCTCGGAAATGATGCACGAGAGCGTCCTCGACGCCTACGGACGCGCGCTGCATTACTGA
- a CDS encoding acyl-CoA thioesterase: MALSAEQPPSEAPAVRVTAMPGDANPYGDIFGGWIMSQMDLAASSVASRHSSGRAVTIAVDGMTFHRPVFVGDEVSVYARLGKVGTTSMTIDVAAWRRARHSGDSYKVTQARFIFVAVGDDRQPRGVPPLAEQIPALEEHHG, translated from the coding sequence ATGGCGCTGAGCGCCGAACAGCCGCCGTCCGAGGCGCCCGCGGTGCGGGTCACCGCGATGCCGGGCGACGCCAATCCCTATGGCGATATCTTCGGCGGCTGGATCATGTCGCAGATGGACCTTGCCGCCAGCTCGGTCGCGTCGCGCCATTCGAGCGGGCGCGCGGTCACGATCGCGGTCGACGGCATGACTTTCCACCGCCCCGTCTTCGTCGGCGACGAGGTCTCGGTCTATGCGCGCCTCGGCAAGGTCGGCACGACCTCGATGACGATCGACGTCGCCGCCTGGCGCCGCGCCCGCCACAGCGGCGACAGCTACAAGGTCACCCAAGCCCGCTTCATCTTCGTCGCGGTCGGCGACGACCGCCAGCCCCGCGGCGTCCCGCCGCTGGCGGAGCAAATCCCTGCCCTTGAGGAACATCATGGCTGA
- a CDS encoding pyruvate dehydrogenase complex dihydrolipoamide acetyltransferase, whose translation MPIELKMPALSPTMEEGTLAKWLVKEGDTVAAGDLLAEIETDKATMEFEAVDEGTIAKILIAEGTDEVKVGTVIALIAGEGEDAGAAAAAAPKAAPAAKEPVAKDAGETGAGQPATAAPAAPAAAAPQPRADAGDRAKASPLARRLAEQKGVDLATLKGSGPGGRIVKADIDAASGAAPRAAAPAAAAAAPTAPFETEIPHEAVKLSNMRKTIARRLTESKQQIPHIYLTVDIQLDALLKLRGELNKGLEKRGVKLSVNDMLIKALAVALIEVPECNVSFGGDQLIQYKRADISVAVSIPNGLITPIIASADTKSMSAIATEMKDLAGRAKEGKLQPHEYQGGTASISNMGMFGIKAFDAVINPPQAMIMAIGAGEKRPYVVGDTLQIATVMSATGSFDHRAIDGADGARLMQAFKRLVENPLTMLA comes from the coding sequence ATGCCGATCGAACTCAAGATGCCCGCTCTCTCCCCGACGATGGAGGAAGGCACGCTCGCCAAGTGGCTGGTCAAGGAAGGCGACACCGTCGCCGCGGGCGACCTGCTCGCCGAGATCGAGACCGACAAGGCGACGATGGAGTTCGAAGCGGTCGACGAGGGCACGATCGCCAAGATCCTGATCGCCGAGGGCACCGACGAGGTGAAGGTCGGCACCGTGATCGCTTTGATCGCGGGCGAAGGCGAGGATGCCGGCGCGGCCGCCGCGGCTGCACCCAAGGCCGCCCCTGCAGCCAAGGAACCGGTCGCGAAGGATGCCGGCGAGACCGGCGCCGGACAGCCCGCCACGGCCGCGCCCGCCGCTCCGGCCGCCGCCGCGCCGCAGCCGCGCGCCGATGCCGGCGACCGCGCCAAGGCGAGCCCGCTCGCCCGCCGGCTCGCCGAGCAGAAGGGCGTGGATCTCGCCACGCTGAAGGGCTCGGGCCCGGGCGGCCGCATCGTCAAGGCCGACATCGACGCCGCGTCCGGCGCCGCGCCGCGCGCCGCCGCCCCGGCCGCCGCTGCCGCCGCCCCCACCGCGCCGTTCGAGACCGAAATCCCGCACGAGGCGGTCAAGCTCTCCAACATGCGCAAGACGATCGCGCGCCGCCTCACCGAGTCGAAGCAGCAGATCCCGCACATCTACCTGACCGTCGACATCCAGCTCGACGCCCTGCTCAAGCTCCGCGGCGAGCTCAACAAGGGCCTCGAGAAGCGCGGCGTGAAGCTCAGCGTCAACGACATGCTGATCAAGGCGCTCGCCGTCGCCCTGATCGAGGTGCCCGAATGCAACGTCTCGTTCGGCGGCGACCAGCTCATCCAGTATAAGCGTGCCGACATCTCGGTCGCCGTGTCGATCCCCAACGGGCTGATCACGCCGATCATCGCGAGTGCCGACACCAAGTCGATGTCGGCCATCGCCACCGAGATGAAGGACCTCGCCGGCCGCGCCAAGGAAGGCAAGCTGCAGCCCCACGAATATCAGGGCGGCACCGCCTCGATCTCCAACATGGGCATGTTCGGCATCAAGGCGTTCGACGCGGTCATCAACCCGCCGCAGGCGATGATCATGGCGATCGGCGCCGGCGAGAAGCGGCCCTATGTGGTCGGCGACACGCTCCAGATCGCGACCGTGATGAGCGCCACCGGCAGCTTCGACCACCGCGCCATCGACGGCGCCGACGGCGCCCGCCTGATGCAGGCGTTCAAGCGCCTGGTCGAGAATCCGTTGACGATGCTGGCCTGA
- a CDS encoding universal stress protein produces MRSYLVVMDETAEARAALRFAARRAARTGGTIELLALIPPQEFVQWGGVQAAMEEEARLRAEAMVLQASSAIVEEAGLTPSVLVRQGDPVKAVTELLKERDDIAALVLGAAAEGPPGPLVSHFAGNVAGSLPCPLMIVPGGISDEQLDRLS; encoded by the coding sequence ATGCGGTCATATCTGGTCGTCATGGACGAAACCGCGGAGGCGCGCGCCGCTCTGCGCTTTGCTGCGCGCCGCGCCGCCCGCACCGGCGGCACGATCGAATTGCTCGCGCTGATCCCGCCGCAGGAGTTCGTCCAGTGGGGCGGCGTCCAGGCGGCGATGGAGGAGGAAGCGCGGCTCCGCGCCGAAGCGATGGTGCTGCAGGCCTCGTCCGCGATCGTCGAGGAAGCCGGCCTCACCCCGTCCGTGCTGGTCCGCCAGGGCGATCCGGTGAAAGCGGTGACCGAATTGCTCAAGGAGCGCGACGACATCGCCGCGCTCGTGCTCGGCGCCGCGGCGGAAGGCCCGCCGGGGCCTTTGGTCAGCCATTTCGCCGGCAACGTCGCCGGATCGCTGCCCTGCCCGCTGATGATCGTGCCGGGCGGGATCAGCGATGAGCAGCTCGACCGCTTAAGCTGA
- a CDS encoding RcnB family protein, whose amino-acid sequence MKKLALVSWTAIVPASLAAQTVEPPSRWADVPAYGMNVPAAAAAAQAAPGVTWQRAAPMAPRMAPPMHARPAPPAMTHRPGMRPSPHPGMRPPHHAMRPPHHPGMRPPVVGHPNPGMHRRFAHIRRINRGHVVPQFWWGPQFHVQNWGLYGFPQPYEDSRWIRYYDDAYLIDREGRVRDGRYGLDWDRYGERWDYDRGIPEYVGDGDFQPDGRDYAWVEGSDERYAEAEDYEEDYGEVYEQRAEKHHGRSYEQHVAYPGGCQPPPPGYYSCGYGYPLVITETTVTTAPKVTVHTVYKDVTVKHRPKAKRYYKAKVKRYRSPPPYTGGEKG is encoded by the coding sequence ATGAAGAAGCTCGCGCTCGTTTCTTGGACGGCTATTGTACCGGCCAGCCTCGCCGCCCAGACCGTCGAACCGCCCTCACGCTGGGCCGACGTGCCCGCTTACGGCATGAATGTGCCGGCTGCCGCCGCGGCCGCCCAGGCGGCGCCCGGCGTCACCTGGCAGCGCGCTGCGCCGATGGCGCCCCGGATGGCGCCGCCGATGCACGCGCGGCCGGCGCCGCCCGCCATGACCCACCGGCCGGGCATGCGCCCGTCGCCGCATCCAGGGATGCGGCCACCGCACCACGCCATGCGGCCGCCGCACCATCCCGGCATGCGCCCCCCGGTCGTCGGCCACCCCAATCCGGGCATGCACCGCCGCTTCGCGCACATCCGCCGGATCAATCGCGGCCACGTCGTCCCGCAATTCTGGTGGGGCCCGCAATTCCACGTCCAGAATTGGGGTCTCTACGGCTTCCCGCAGCCCTACGAGGATTCGCGCTGGATCCGTTATTATGACGACGCGTACCTGATCGACCGGGAAGGCCGCGTCCGCGACGGCCGCTACGGGCTCGACTGGGACCGCTATGGCGAGCGCTGGGACTATGACCGGGGCATCCCCGAATATGTCGGCGACGGCGACTTCCAGCCCGACGGCCGCGACTATGCCTGGGTCGAGGGCTCAGACGAGCGCTACGCCGAAGCCGAGGATTATGAAGAGGATTATGGCGAGGTCTATGAGCAGCGGGCCGAGAAGCATCACGGCCGCAGCTACGAGCAGCATGTCGCCTATCCGGGCGGCTGCCAGCCTCCCCCGCCGGGCTATTACAGCTGCGGCTACGGCTACCCGTTGGTGATCACCGAGACGACGGTGACGACGGCGCCCAAGGTCACTGTCCACACGGTCTACAAGGACGTGACCGTGAAGCACCGGCCCAAGGCCAAGCGCTATTACAAGGCCAAGGTGAAGCGCTATCGCTCGCCGCCGCCTTATACGGGCGGCGAGAAGGGCTGA